In Notamacropus eugenii isolate mMacEug1 chromosome 1, mMacEug1.pri_v2, whole genome shotgun sequence, one genomic interval encodes:
- the ZNF821 gene encoding zinc finger protein 821 isoform X1, with translation MSRRKQTNPNKVHWEQVFAGLEEQARQAMMKTDFPGDLGNQHPAIQQLRDQASSSSDSEGDEEETTQDEVSSHTSEEDGGMVKVKKELENPEQSVGGNEVIGEHEVTEHLNSDPMLGLCQCPLCQLDCGSREQLIAHVYQHTAAVVSAKSYVCPVCGRALSSPGSLGRHLLIHSEDQRSNCAVCGARFTSHATFNSEKLPEVLNMESVPPNHSEGPSSAEGKDIAFSPPVYPAGILLVCNNCAAYRKLLEAQAPGVRKWALRRQNEPLEVRLQRLERERTAKKSRRDNETPEEREVRRMRDREAKRLQRLQETDEQRARRLQRDREAMRLKRANETPEKRQARLIREREAKRLKRRLEKMDMMLRAQFGQDPSAVAALAAEMSFFQLPVGSVELESQLLGKVAFEEQNSGSLH, from the exons ATGTCCCGTCGGAAACAGACCAATCCAAATAAAGTTCACT GGGAACAGGTATTTGCTGGGCTGGAGGAGCAAGCTCGACAGGCGATGATGAAAACTGATTTTCCTGGAGATCTTGGCAATCAGCATCCAGCTATCCAACAACTGAGAGATCAGGCCTCCAGTAGCA GCGACAGTGAGGGAGACGAAGAGGAGACCACCCAGGACGAAGTCTCTTCCCACACATCCGAGGAGGATGGAGGGATGGTGAAAGTGAAAAAGGAATTAGAGAACCCAGAGCAGAGTGTTGGAGGGAACGAAGTGATAGGGGAGCACGAG GTCACTGAACATTTGAATTCTGACCCCATGCTTGGCCTCTGTCAGTGTCCCCTTTGCCAGTTGGACTGTGGTAGCCGAGAACAGCTCATTGCTCACGTATACCAG CACACTGCAGCAGTGGTGAGTGCCAAGAGTTACGTGTGCCCCGTGTGCGGCCGAGCCCTCAGCTCCCCAGGGTCCCTAGGCCGCCACCTCCTCATCCACTCTGAGGACCAGCGGTCCAACTGCGCAGTGTGTGGAGCCCGTTTCACCAGCCATGCTACCTTCAACAG TGAAAAGCTTCCAGAAGTATTGAATATGGAATCTGTACCCCCCAACCACAGCGAAGGCCCCTCCAGTGCAGAGGGAAAGGACATTGCCTTCAGTCCCCCTGTGTACCCTGCTGGAATCCTGCTGGTGTGCAACAACTGTGCTGCCTACCGCAAGCTGCTAGAAGCCCAGGCACCTGGGGTCCGCAAGTGGGCTCTCCGGCGGCAGAATGAGCCTTTAGAGGTTCGGCTGCAGAGGCTGGAACGTGAGCGCACAGCCAAGAAGAGCAGGAGGGACAACGAGACCCCTGAAGAACGGGAAGTGAGGCGAATGCGGGACCGGGAGGCCAAGCGCCTGCAGCGCCTACAGGAAACTGATGAGCAGCGGGCACGCCGCCTGCAGCGGGACCGAGAAGCCATGAGACTTAAACGCGCCAATGAAACTCCGGAGAAGCGGCAGGCCCGGCTTATCCGGGAGCGTGAAGCCAAGCGGCTAAAACGACGGCTGGAAAAAATGGACATGATGTTGCGAGCTCAGTTTGGTCAGGACCCCTCTGCCGTAGCAGCCTTGGCAGCAGAGATGAGCTTCTTTCAGCTGCCAGTGGGCAGTGTAGAGCTAGAGAGTCAGCTTCTGGGCAAGGTGGCCTTCGAGGAGCAGAACAGTGGCTCCCTGCACTGA
- the ZNF821 gene encoding zinc finger protein 821 isoform X2, protein MSRRKQTNPNKVHCDSEGDEEETTQDEVSSHTSEEDGGMVKVKKELENPEQSVGGNEVIGEHEVTEHLNSDPMLGLCQCPLCQLDCGSREQLIAHVYQHTAAVVSAKSYVCPVCGRALSSPGSLGRHLLIHSEDQRSNCAVCGARFTSHATFNSEKLPEVLNMESVPPNHSEGPSSAEGKDIAFSPPVYPAGILLVCNNCAAYRKLLEAQAPGVRKWALRRQNEPLEVRLQRLERERTAKKSRRDNETPEEREVRRMRDREAKRLQRLQETDEQRARRLQRDREAMRLKRANETPEKRQARLIREREAKRLKRRLEKMDMMLRAQFGQDPSAVAALAAEMSFFQLPVGSVELESQLLGKVAFEEQNSGSLH, encoded by the exons ATGTCCCGTCGGAAACAGACCAATCCAAATAAAGTTCACT GCGACAGTGAGGGAGACGAAGAGGAGACCACCCAGGACGAAGTCTCTTCCCACACATCCGAGGAGGATGGAGGGATGGTGAAAGTGAAAAAGGAATTAGAGAACCCAGAGCAGAGTGTTGGAGGGAACGAAGTGATAGGGGAGCACGAG GTCACTGAACATTTGAATTCTGACCCCATGCTTGGCCTCTGTCAGTGTCCCCTTTGCCAGTTGGACTGTGGTAGCCGAGAACAGCTCATTGCTCACGTATACCAG CACACTGCAGCAGTGGTGAGTGCCAAGAGTTACGTGTGCCCCGTGTGCGGCCGAGCCCTCAGCTCCCCAGGGTCCCTAGGCCGCCACCTCCTCATCCACTCTGAGGACCAGCGGTCCAACTGCGCAGTGTGTGGAGCCCGTTTCACCAGCCATGCTACCTTCAACAG TGAAAAGCTTCCAGAAGTATTGAATATGGAATCTGTACCCCCCAACCACAGCGAAGGCCCCTCCAGTGCAGAGGGAAAGGACATTGCCTTCAGTCCCCCTGTGTACCCTGCTGGAATCCTGCTGGTGTGCAACAACTGTGCTGCCTACCGCAAGCTGCTAGAAGCCCAGGCACCTGGGGTCCGCAAGTGGGCTCTCCGGCGGCAGAATGAGCCTTTAGAGGTTCGGCTGCAGAGGCTGGAACGTGAGCGCACAGCCAAGAAGAGCAGGAGGGACAACGAGACCCCTGAAGAACGGGAAGTGAGGCGAATGCGGGACCGGGAGGCCAAGCGCCTGCAGCGCCTACAGGAAACTGATGAGCAGCGGGCACGCCGCCTGCAGCGGGACCGAGAAGCCATGAGACTTAAACGCGCCAATGAAACTCCGGAGAAGCGGCAGGCCCGGCTTATCCGGGAGCGTGAAGCCAAGCGGCTAAAACGACGGCTGGAAAAAATGGACATGATGTTGCGAGCTCAGTTTGGTCAGGACCCCTCTGCCGTAGCAGCCTTGGCAGCAGAGATGAGCTTCTTTCAGCTGCCAGTGGGCAGTGTAGAGCTAGAGAGTCAGCTTCTGGGCAAGGTGGCCTTCGAGGAGCAGAACAGTGGCTCCCTGCACTGA
- the ZNF821 gene encoding zinc finger protein 821 isoform X3, which produces MVKVKKELENPEQSVGGNEVIGEHEVTEHLNSDPMLGLCQCPLCQLDCGSREQLIAHVYQHTAAVVSAKSYVCPVCGRALSSPGSLGRHLLIHSEDQRSNCAVCGARFTSHATFNSEKLPEVLNMESVPPNHSEGPSSAEGKDIAFSPPVYPAGILLVCNNCAAYRKLLEAQAPGVRKWALRRQNEPLEVRLQRLERERTAKKSRRDNETPEEREVRRMRDREAKRLQRLQETDEQRARRLQRDREAMRLKRANETPEKRQARLIREREAKRLKRRLEKMDMMLRAQFGQDPSAVAALAAEMSFFQLPVGSVELESQLLGKVAFEEQNSGSLH; this is translated from the exons ATGGTGAAAGTGAAAAAGGAATTAGAGAACCCAGAGCAGAGTGTTGGAGGGAACGAAGTGATAGGGGAGCACGAG GTCACTGAACATTTGAATTCTGACCCCATGCTTGGCCTCTGTCAGTGTCCCCTTTGCCAGTTGGACTGTGGTAGCCGAGAACAGCTCATTGCTCACGTATACCAG CACACTGCAGCAGTGGTGAGTGCCAAGAGTTACGTGTGCCCCGTGTGCGGCCGAGCCCTCAGCTCCCCAGGGTCCCTAGGCCGCCACCTCCTCATCCACTCTGAGGACCAGCGGTCCAACTGCGCAGTGTGTGGAGCCCGTTTCACCAGCCATGCTACCTTCAACAG TGAAAAGCTTCCAGAAGTATTGAATATGGAATCTGTACCCCCCAACCACAGCGAAGGCCCCTCCAGTGCAGAGGGAAAGGACATTGCCTTCAGTCCCCCTGTGTACCCTGCTGGAATCCTGCTGGTGTGCAACAACTGTGCTGCCTACCGCAAGCTGCTAGAAGCCCAGGCACCTGGGGTCCGCAAGTGGGCTCTCCGGCGGCAGAATGAGCCTTTAGAGGTTCGGCTGCAGAGGCTGGAACGTGAGCGCACAGCCAAGAAGAGCAGGAGGGACAACGAGACCCCTGAAGAACGGGAAGTGAGGCGAATGCGGGACCGGGAGGCCAAGCGCCTGCAGCGCCTACAGGAAACTGATGAGCAGCGGGCACGCCGCCTGCAGCGGGACCGAGAAGCCATGAGACTTAAACGCGCCAATGAAACTCCGGAGAAGCGGCAGGCCCGGCTTATCCGGGAGCGTGAAGCCAAGCGGCTAAAACGACGGCTGGAAAAAATGGACATGATGTTGCGAGCTCAGTTTGGTCAGGACCCCTCTGCCGTAGCAGCCTTGGCAGCAGAGATGAGCTTCTTTCAGCTGCCAGTGGGCAGTGTAGAGCTAGAGAGTCAGCTTCTGGGCAAGGTGGCCTTCGAGGAGCAGAACAGTGGCTCCCTGCACTGA